The following are from one region of the Actinopolyspora halophila DSM 43834 genome:
- a CDS encoding bacterial proteasome activator family protein, producing the protein MHGKDIDPGRMFVVGDENTPVGAGAVPRTGDESSTAEAAAEVAGEHSNSDQDLGELVEQPTKVMRIGTMIKQLLEEVRSAALDEASRNRLKEIHRSSVRELEQGLAPELIEELERLSLPFTGEETPSDSELRIAQAQLVGWLEGLFHGLQTALYAQQLAARTQLEKMRQDALPSGEEDNTGEPEYGGSPGQYL; encoded by the coding sequence ATGCACGGCAAGGACATCGACCCCGGACGGATGTTCGTGGTCGGCGACGAGAACACACCGGTCGGCGCCGGGGCGGTCCCCCGCACGGGAGACGAGTCCTCCACCGCCGAGGCCGCCGCGGAGGTCGCGGGCGAACACTCGAACAGTGATCAGGATCTCGGTGAGCTCGTCGAGCAGCCCACCAAGGTGATGCGCATCGGGACGATGATCAAGCAGCTTCTCGAGGAAGTGCGTTCGGCCGCGCTCGACGAGGCCAGCCGCAACAGGCTCAAGGAGATCCACCGGTCCTCCGTACGTGAGCTCGAACAGGGGCTGGCTCCGGAGCTGATCGAGGAGTTGGAGCGGCTGTCCCTGCCCTTCACCGGGGAGGAGACCCCCTCCGACTCCGAACTGCGCATCGCGCAGGCCCAGCTCGTCGGCTGGCTGGAGGGACTTTTCCACGGCCTGCAGACCGCCCTGTACGCCCAGCAGCTCGCCGCACGGACCCAACTGGAGAAGATGCGCCAGGACGCCCTGCCCTCCGGCGAGGAGGACAACACCGGCGAACCCGAGTACGGAGGTTCGCCGGGGCAGTACCTCTGA
- a CDS encoding NAD(P)H-quinone oxidoreductase, with translation MHAITIRESGGPEVLEWREWTTPEPGPGEVAVDVAAAGINRADLSQRQGAYPPPAGASELPGLECSGTVAALGGGVTAWEVGDQVCALLAGGGYAERVVVPATQLLPVPVGVSTVDAAALPEVVCTVWSNVVREAGLSHEQVLLVHGGSGGIGTCAIQIGRALGARVAATAGSEAALNLCAELGAEKTINYRDGDFVSEVKEMGGADVVLDNMGASYLDRNLSALAPDGHLAVIGLQGGRHAELDMGKMLVKRIRMSVLGLRGRPLDGPNGKADIVADVRQRAWPMVERGELRPLVHSRFPMPEASRAHELLEGGGVHGKVLLEAR, from the coding sequence ATGCACGCGATCACGATCCGCGAATCCGGCGGCCCCGAGGTACTGGAATGGCGCGAGTGGACCACTCCCGAGCCCGGTCCGGGAGAGGTCGCCGTCGACGTGGCGGCGGCGGGGATCAACCGGGCCGACCTGTCCCAACGTCAGGGGGCGTACCCACCGCCCGCCGGAGCGAGCGAACTCCCCGGCCTGGAGTGTTCCGGGACCGTGGCCGCGCTCGGCGGGGGAGTCACCGCCTGGGAGGTCGGTGACCAGGTGTGCGCCCTGCTCGCCGGAGGCGGGTACGCCGAGAGGGTGGTCGTGCCGGCCACCCAGTTGCTGCCCGTCCCGGTGGGCGTGAGCACTGTGGACGCGGCGGCGCTGCCCGAGGTCGTCTGCACCGTTTGGTCGAACGTCGTGCGGGAGGCGGGGCTCTCCCACGAGCAGGTCCTGCTGGTGCACGGCGGGTCGGGCGGTATCGGAACCTGTGCGATCCAGATCGGCCGCGCGCTGGGCGCCAGGGTCGCCGCCACCGCGGGTTCGGAGGCCGCGCTGAACCTGTGCGCGGAGCTCGGAGCCGAGAAGACGATCAACTACCGTGACGGCGACTTCGTCTCCGAGGTCAAGGAGATGGGCGGGGCCGATGTGGTCCTGGACAACATGGGCGCCTCCTACCTGGACCGCAATCTCAGCGCGCTGGCCCCGGACGGCCACCTGGCCGTGATCGGACTGCAGGGCGGCAGGCACGCCGAGCTGGACATGGGCAAGATGCTGGTCAAACGGATACGCATGTCGGTGCTCGGGCTGCGCGGGCGCCCCCTGGACGGGCCGAACGGCAAGGCCGACATCGTGGCCGACGTGCGGCAGCGCGCGTGGCCGATGGTGGAACGCGGCGAGCTGCGTCCCCTGGTGCACAGCAGGTTCCCCATGCCCGAGGCGTCCCGCGCCCACGAGCTGCTGGAGGGCGGCGGAGTCCACGGCAAGGTGCTGCTGGAAGCCCGCTAG
- a CDS encoding M28 family metallopeptidase → MRVRKLRSGRLVPALFAAGAVAAAAAVPAAALPQQNAGAQGGPTVNDVNRHLVALQRIADRNDGTRASGTPGYQASVDYVSETLRRAGYEVSTPEFEYTKYQLDSISLDVAGNAVEADALEYSPATPENGIQAPLAVTPVDDSTGCQASDYDGADVTDKITLIKRGACTFAEKQRIASEQGAGAAIIYNNAEGPVNGTLGGADAGVIPTVGVDEKTGAELVDQAGTTAKLNLRANFDEITTENVIAETRTGREDNVVMAGAHLDSVDAAAGINDNGSGSAGLLETALELGGEPDVNNAVRFAWWGAEESGLIGSTKYVNGLSFQQQLDIALYLNFDMIGSPNAGYFSYDGDDSDGVGAGPGPHGSAQIEQDFTEAMKRQGVEIEGTDFNGRSDYGQFIAEGIPAGGLFTGAEGVKTEKQAAKWGGEAGEAYDPNYHAAGDDLDNVDRKALIRNTRAMSEVVGHYARTTEEVNGMRSREQRAQLRRAAMAEPMGLNDARESHGHSCQLPLK, encoded by the coding sequence ATGAGAGTGCGAAAACTCCGATCAGGACGACTGGTTCCAGCGCTGTTCGCGGCTGGCGCCGTCGCCGCGGCCGCGGCCGTGCCCGCCGCCGCCCTGCCGCAGCAGAACGCGGGCGCTCAAGGCGGACCCACCGTCAACGACGTGAACCGGCACCTGGTCGCCCTGCAACGCATCGCCGACCGCAACGACGGGACCCGGGCCTCGGGAACACCCGGATACCAGGCCAGCGTGGACTACGTTTCCGAGACTCTTCGCCGAGCGGGATACGAGGTGTCCACCCCGGAATTCGAATACACCAAGTATCAGCTCGACTCGATCTCCCTGGACGTCGCCGGTAACGCGGTCGAGGCCGATGCCCTGGAGTATTCCCCGGCCACACCGGAGAACGGGATCCAGGCTCCACTGGCGGTGACCCCGGTCGACGACTCCACCGGTTGCCAGGCCTCCGACTACGACGGCGCCGACGTGACCGACAAGATCACGTTGATCAAGCGCGGGGCCTGCACCTTCGCCGAGAAGCAGCGCATCGCCTCCGAGCAGGGCGCCGGCGCGGCGATCATCTACAACAACGCCGAGGGACCGGTCAACGGAACGCTGGGCGGAGCCGACGCCGGGGTCATCCCCACGGTCGGAGTCGACGAGAAGACCGGTGCCGAGCTGGTCGACCAGGCAGGCACCACCGCGAAGCTGAACCTGCGGGCGAACTTCGACGAGATCACCACCGAGAACGTGATCGCCGAAACCCGCACCGGACGTGAGGACAACGTCGTCATGGCCGGTGCGCACCTGGACAGCGTCGACGCAGCTGCGGGCATCAACGACAACGGCAGCGGCAGCGCCGGGCTGCTGGAAACCGCGCTGGAGCTGGGCGGTGAGCCCGACGTGAACAACGCGGTCCGGTTCGCCTGGTGGGGTGCCGAGGAGTCCGGCCTGATCGGCTCCACCAAGTACGTCAACGGGCTGAGCTTCCAGCAGCAGCTCGACATCGCGCTGTACCTGAACTTCGACATGATCGGCTCGCCGAACGCCGGTTACTTCAGCTACGACGGGGACGACTCGGACGGTGTCGGCGCAGGCCCGGGGCCGCACGGATCGGCGCAGATCGAGCAGGACTTCACCGAGGCGATGAAGCGCCAGGGAGTCGAGATCGAGGGCACCGACTTCAACGGTCGTTCCGACTACGGGCAGTTCATCGCCGAGGGCATCCCCGCGGGTGGACTGTTCACCGGAGCCGAGGGCGTCAAGACCGAGAAGCAGGCCGCCAAGTGGGGCGGTGAGGCCGGTGAGGCCTACGACCCCAATTACCACGCGGCCGGTGACGACCTCGACAACGTCGACCGCAAGGCGCTGATCCGCAACACGCGGGCGATGTCCGAGGTCGTGGGGCACTACGCGCGGACCACCGAGGAGGTCAACGGTATGCGGAGCCGGGAGCAACGGGCCCAGCTGCGGCGCGCGGCCATGGCCGAACCGATGGGTCTGAACGACGCGCGGGAATCGCACGGACACTCCTGCCAGCTTCCGCTGAAGTGA
- a CDS encoding ABC transporter permease, producing the protein MSTTTTSLRAFAAVLGRDVFVTGRELPSFLAQVLVQPVALLFIFGKVLGQLGYTQPGYAQILLPGMIALNAFLVALQNTSFPLVLDFSYSREIEDRLLAPLPISWVAVEKMLFGALRGLFAALLMFPIGLLMLGRVSWDLSGLPFAVLCMVLGSLAGGTVGLTVGAAVPPRRINIMFAVILAPLIFTGASQFPWAQLHDLRWFQIVCAFNPLTYVSEGMRGALLPEVPHMAPWVCVLALLLACLVFGAAGIKFFLRRALD; encoded by the coding sequence GTGAGCACGACGACGACATCCCTTCGCGCGTTCGCGGCCGTGCTGGGACGGGACGTGTTCGTCACCGGACGCGAACTCCCGAGCTTTCTGGCCCAGGTCCTGGTGCAGCCGGTGGCGCTGCTGTTCATATTCGGCAAGGTCCTGGGCCAGCTCGGTTACACCCAGCCCGGCTACGCCCAGATCCTGCTCCCCGGGATGATCGCGCTCAACGCGTTCCTGGTGGCGCTGCAGAACACCTCCTTCCCGCTCGTGCTGGACTTCTCCTACTCGCGGGAGATCGAGGACAGACTGCTCGCTCCGCTGCCGATCAGCTGGGTAGCCGTGGAGAAGATGCTGTTCGGGGCGCTGCGCGGCCTGTTCGCCGCCCTGCTCATGTTCCCGATCGGCCTGCTGATGCTGGGCCGGGTCAGCTGGGACCTGTCCGGCCTGCCCTTCGCCGTGCTGTGCATGGTGCTGGGATCGCTCGCGGGTGGGACCGTCGGGCTGACCGTCGGGGCAGCCGTGCCGCCCCGCAGGATCAACATCATGTTCGCCGTGATCCTGGCTCCGCTCATCTTCACCGGAGCCAGCCAGTTCCCCTGGGCGCAACTCCACGACCTGCGCTGGTTCCAGATCGTGTGCGCCTTCAACCCGTTGACCTACGTCAGCGAGGGCATGCGGGGAGCCCTGCTCCCGGAGGTCCCGCACATGGCCCCGTGGGTGTGCGTGCTGGCCCTGCTGCTGGCCTGCTTGGTCTTCGGGGCGGCCGGGATCAAGTTCTTCCTGCGGCGCGCCCTGGACTGA
- a CDS encoding ABC transporter ATP-binding protein, with product MTTAVDVADLVKRYPKSRNNAVDGLSFRVRRGEIFGLLGPNGAGKTTTVGVLTTRIVPTAGKVEIGGVDVGRDPVAAKTKVAVVPQRVNLDRSLNARQNLLFHATYHGVGRSTRHALADELLERMGLAGKAKARIDDLSGGQSQRLMIARALIHRPEVLFLDEPSTGLDPQARLFLHDRIEDLRSEGITVVLTTHDMDEAEKLSDRVGIVDHGRMLTVDTPSELIRSLPGSGTMDVTIRPNGLTPEAAGGALAEIAGVRHVERLGRPSGEGGTAETRLRLYVAGETTELLGPVAARLHERAVTVTDLALGSASLEDVFIDLTGRDMR from the coding sequence GTGACAACTGCCGTCGACGTGGCCGATCTGGTGAAGCGCTATCCCAAGAGCAGGAACAACGCGGTGGACGGGCTGAGCTTCCGGGTGCGGCGCGGTGAGATCTTCGGGTTGCTCGGCCCCAACGGAGCGGGCAAGACCACGACGGTGGGTGTGCTGACCACGCGCATCGTCCCCACCGCTGGCAAGGTCGAGATCGGCGGGGTCGACGTCGGTCGCGATCCGGTCGCGGCCAAGACGAAGGTCGCGGTCGTCCCCCAACGGGTCAACCTCGACCGCTCCCTGAACGCGCGGCAGAACCTGCTGTTCCACGCCACCTACCACGGGGTGGGGCGTTCCACGCGGCACGCGCTCGCCGACGAGCTGCTCGAGCGGATGGGCCTGGCGGGCAAGGCCAAGGCCCGGATAGACGACCTCTCCGGCGGGCAGTCCCAACGCCTGATGATCGCCAGGGCGCTGATCCACCGCCCCGAGGTCCTCTTCCTCGACGAACCGTCCACCGGGCTGGATCCGCAGGCCAGGCTGTTCCTGCACGACAGGATCGAGGACCTGCGCTCCGAAGGCATCACCGTCGTGCTGACCACCCACGACATGGACGAGGCGGAGAAGCTCTCGGACCGGGTGGGCATCGTCGACCACGGGAGGATGCTCACCGTGGACACCCCGTCCGAGCTGATCAGGTCGCTGCCCGGCAGCGGGACCATGGACGTCACGATCCGCCCGAACGGTCTCACCCCCGAGGCGGCAGGCGGCGCGCTCGCGGAGATCGCCGGAGTCCGGCACGTCGAACGTCTCGGGCGCCCGAGCGGCGAGGGCGGGACGGCCGAGACCAGGCTGCGCCTGTACGTCGCCGGGGAGACGACCGAGCTGCTCGGCCCCGTGGCGGCCCGGTTGCACGAACGGGCCGTGACCGTCACCGACCTCGCGCTCGGCTCGGCGAGCTTGGAGGACGTTTTCATCGATCTGACGGGCAGGGACATGCGGTGA
- a CDS encoding L,D-transpeptidase produces MEFARIGFPGSVSGGISPVRRLVAISAALLVLLLGGCSDTSSEPAPADAATPPTSQSTVDLSALPDATTFGTTPDAPSDPAPRKGTDGVVLRVEQDTAVYDSVRGKAIARLPASQFKSPTWIPIVAERGDWARVLLPSRPNGSTGWVRSGSDKVHKARSRHVVNVDVDARRLVVLENGREIGSWEVGVGKEASPTPKGRTFILASIRETVNDYSPIVLPLGTHSETYKTYGGGPGTVALHGWPDPSVFGSASSDGCVRVPADALSLLRSLPLGTLVRLR; encoded by the coding sequence ATGGAGTTCGCGAGAATCGGCTTCCCCGGTTCCGTCTCCGGGGGGATTTCCCCGGTGCGTCGGTTGGTGGCGATTTCCGCTGCTCTTCTCGTGCTGCTGTTGGGCGGTTGTTCGGACACCTCGTCCGAGCCGGCTCCGGCGGACGCGGCCACTCCACCCACATCTCAATCCACAGTGGACCTGTCCGCGCTCCCGGATGCGACGACCTTCGGCACCACCCCCGACGCGCCGTCCGATCCCGCTCCACGAAAGGGGACGGACGGTGTGGTGCTGCGTGTCGAGCAGGACACGGCTGTGTACGACTCGGTGCGCGGCAAGGCGATCGCCCGATTGCCCGCCAGCCAGTTCAAGTCCCCCACCTGGATCCCGATCGTCGCCGAACGCGGTGATTGGGCGCGGGTTCTGCTGCCTTCACGGCCGAACGGTTCGACCGGCTGGGTCCGGTCGGGCAGTGACAAAGTACACAAGGCGCGTTCCCGACACGTCGTGAACGTCGACGTGGACGCTCGCCGACTGGTGGTGCTCGAGAACGGTCGCGAGATCGGTTCCTGGGAAGTCGGCGTGGGCAAGGAGGCAAGCCCGACCCCGAAGGGACGTACCTTCATCCTCGCCTCCATCCGGGAAACGGTGAACGATTACAGTCCGATCGTTTTGCCGCTGGGCACACATTCCGAGACCTACAAGACCTACGGGGGTGGTCCCGGGACAGTGGCGTTGCACGGTTGGCCGGATCCGAGCGTCTTCGGTTCCGCGAGCAGCGACGGCTGTGTCCGCGTTCCCGCGGACGCGCTGTCCTTGTTGCGGTCGTTGCCGCTGGGAACGTTGGTCCGGCTGCGCTGA
- the hisC gene encoding histidinol-phosphate transaminase, producing the protein MSVRVRADLDSLPAYVAGRTVPGSTKLASNEVSRGPLPSVVEAITHAAHEVHRYPDMAATELVDELAERLDVPTERIAVGCGSVALCQQIVQAMCAPGEEVVFPWRSFEAYPILTKVAGASEVRVPLTAENALDLDALAAAITDSTRVVFVCTPNNPTGTALHEDELVAFLDRVPSDVLVVLDEAYREFVDDPQAPDGVELTRRWDNVVSLRTFSKAYGLAGLRVGYAVAPPEVAEALRKVYIPFSVNAVAQAAAVASLGAREELEQRCAEVIAERKRVRDRLLELGYRVPPTQANFVWLPLGERTRAFNEHCLENRVVVRAFTGDGARVTVGTPPENDALLEAAASFSG; encoded by the coding sequence ATGAGCGTGCGCGTCCGTGCCGACCTCGACAGCCTCCCCGCCTACGTGGCGGGCAGAACCGTGCCGGGGTCCACGAAACTGGCCAGCAACGAGGTCTCCCGGGGACCGCTGCCGAGCGTGGTGGAAGCCATCACGCACGCGGCCCACGAGGTACACCGCTACCCCGACATGGCCGCGACCGAGCTCGTGGACGAGCTGGCCGAACGCCTCGACGTGCCCACCGAGCGGATCGCCGTCGGCTGCGGCTCCGTGGCGCTGTGCCAGCAGATCGTGCAGGCCATGTGCGCCCCGGGGGAGGAGGTCGTTTTCCCGTGGCGTTCCTTCGAGGCCTACCCGATCCTGACGAAAGTCGCCGGGGCGAGCGAGGTCCGGGTCCCGCTCACCGCGGAGAACGCCCTGGACCTGGACGCGCTGGCCGCGGCGATCACCGACTCCACGCGCGTGGTCTTCGTCTGCACGCCCAACAACCCCACCGGAACGGCACTGCACGAGGACGAGCTGGTGGCGTTCCTCGACCGGGTCCCGTCCGATGTGCTCGTGGTTCTCGACGAGGCCTACCGGGAGTTCGTCGACGACCCGCAGGCACCCGACGGAGTGGAACTCACCCGCCGGTGGGACAACGTCGTTTCCCTGCGCACCTTCTCCAAGGCCTACGGCCTGGCCGGTCTGCGCGTCGGGTACGCGGTAGCACCCCCCGAGGTCGCCGAAGCGCTCCGCAAGGTCTACATCCCGTTCAGCGTCAACGCGGTCGCCCAGGCTGCGGCGGTGGCCTCGCTGGGAGCCCGCGAAGAGCTCGAGCAGCGCTGCGCCGAGGTGATCGCGGAGCGGAAACGGGTCAGGGACCGGCTGTTGGAACTCGGCTACCGAGTGCCGCCGACCCAGGCGAACTTCGTGTGGCTTCCCCTCGGGGAGCGAACCCGGGCCTTCAACGAGCACTGCCTGGAGAATCGCGTGGTGGTCCGTGCCTTCACCGGTGACGGGGCACGCGTCACGGTCGGTACTCCGCCGGAGAACGACGCTCTGCTGGAGGCAGCCGCTTCCTTCTCCGGCTGA
- a CDS encoding dienelactone hydrolase family protein: MIETRTDTIALTDGTQLRLTVAEPENVVRGGLVVLHEDEGVTERIRIILAALAEEGWLTVAPHLYHGNGAAEPDSDAEEPWVAERVRGLSGDSLLADTDAAFVWLADRGVSGDRQGIMGFDIGGTAALVVAASRRLGAAVTVGGGGIVTPLSAGLPPLVEVAEEVSCPWLGMYGEMDSHIPPEEIDKLRSAASGAGAITDVVRYSRADHRFDTAPDSAEEAWRRARNWFDLHLR, encoded by the coding sequence ATGATCGAAACCAGGACCGACACCATCGCGCTCACCGACGGAACTCAACTCCGACTGACCGTCGCCGAACCGGAGAACGTAGTACGTGGTGGGCTCGTGGTCCTGCACGAGGACGAAGGGGTGACCGAGCGGATAAGGATAATCCTGGCCGCCCTCGCGGAGGAGGGTTGGCTCACGGTGGCCCCGCATCTCTACCACGGGAACGGGGCCGCGGAGCCCGATTCGGACGCCGAGGAACCGTGGGTGGCCGAGCGGGTGCGGGGGCTTTCCGGGGATTCCTTGTTGGCCGATACCGACGCGGCCTTCGTCTGGTTGGCGGATCGGGGGGTTTCCGGTGATCGCCAGGGAATCATGGGGTTCGACATCGGCGGTACGGCGGCTCTGGTCGTCGCGGCGAGCAGGAGGCTCGGTGCTGCCGTGACCGTGGGTGGTGGCGGGATCGTCACTCCGCTCTCCGCTGGGCTGCCGCCGCTGGTCGAGGTCGCGGAGGAGGTCAGCTGCCCGTGGCTGGGGATGTACGGCGAGATGGACTCGCACATCCCTCCGGAGGAGATCGACAAGCTCCGTTCGGCCGCCTCGGGGGCCGGTGCGATCACCGATGTGGTGCGTTACTCGAGAGCGGACCACCGCTTCGACACCGCCCCCGATTCGGCGGAGGAGGCCTGGCGCCGGGCGCGCAACTGGTTCGACCTGCACCTGAGGTGA
- a CDS encoding acetoacetate--CoA ligase: MTSSASADSTPELLWQPSPERVSETSMARFRGWLREQRELDLPDYRSLWRWSVDDLEGFWSAVADFFGVSFSDRGRRVLNAEIMPGAEWFPGARLNYAEHALSAGPGKDADDTAVVFVREDGRSEEFTFGRLRAAVAAARAGLVELGVRQGDRVAALAPNSPETLVAFLATASLGAVWSSCSPDFGLRAVADRFVQIEPKVLIATNGYLYGGRRFDVTETVRQLGDQLPGLGATVLIDYLDDAAELPGTTDWSDMLERHAGAELSFERLAFDHPLWVLYSSGTTGLPKGIVHGHGGMVLEHLKAVGLHCDLGPGDVFLWYTTTGWMMWNFLVGGLLTGATVVLYDGSPMYPATHSLWEIVARYGVNYFGTSAPFIQTCRKRGLTPGADYDLSALRTVGSTGAPLTGDGFRWIAEAVGRDVQIASVSGGTDLCTAFVGASPDVPVWLGEISCPMLGASVAAYDERGGELHEEVGELVLTKPMPCMPVYFWNDPDGSRMLEAYFDTFPGIWRHGDWVRATERGSLVIYGRSDSTLNRGGIRMGTAEFYRVVEGFDEVLDSLVIDTSGAGETDGELLCFLVLAEDAELSALIPRLKEGLRGELSPRHVPNRFVPVDEVPHTLNGKKLEVPVKKILAGTAPESAVSMDALRNPDSLTPFIRMSGEKTG, translated from the coding sequence ATGACTTCAAGTGCCTCCGCGGACAGCACGCCCGAACTGCTCTGGCAGCCCTCGCCCGAGCGCGTGAGCGAAACCAGCATGGCTCGGTTCCGGGGGTGGTTGCGTGAGCAGCGGGAGCTCGACCTGCCCGACTACCGGTCGCTGTGGCGGTGGTCGGTCGACGATCTGGAGGGTTTCTGGTCGGCGGTGGCCGACTTCTTCGGGGTGTCCTTCTCCGACCGTGGGCGGCGCGTGTTGAACGCGGAGATCATGCCGGGAGCGGAGTGGTTCCCGGGGGCGCGGCTGAATTACGCCGAACACGCGCTGTCGGCCGGACCCGGCAAGGACGCGGACGACACGGCCGTGGTCTTCGTGCGGGAGGACGGACGTAGCGAGGAGTTCACCTTCGGTCGGCTGCGTGCCGCCGTGGCCGCGGCCAGGGCCGGTCTCGTCGAACTCGGTGTGCGGCAGGGCGACCGGGTGGCCGCTCTGGCCCCGAACAGTCCCGAGACGCTCGTGGCCTTCCTCGCGACCGCCAGTCTCGGCGCCGTCTGGTCGTCCTGTTCCCCGGATTTCGGGTTGCGTGCCGTGGCGGATCGTTTCGTCCAGATCGAGCCGAAGGTGCTGATCGCCACGAACGGTTATCTGTACGGAGGGCGTCGGTTCGACGTGACCGAGACGGTCCGGCAGCTGGGGGACCAGCTTCCGGGGCTGGGGGCCACCGTGCTGATCGATTACCTCGACGATGCCGCGGAGCTGCCGGGGACCACGGACTGGTCCGACATGCTCGAACGACATGCCGGTGCCGAGCTCTCCTTCGAACGGCTCGCCTTCGACCACCCGCTCTGGGTGCTGTACTCCTCCGGAACCACCGGACTGCCGAAGGGGATCGTCCACGGGCACGGCGGGATGGTTCTGGAACATCTCAAGGCCGTCGGGCTGCACTGCGACCTCGGGCCGGGCGACGTGTTCCTCTGGTACACCACCACCGGCTGGATGATGTGGAACTTCCTCGTCGGCGGTTTGCTGACCGGCGCGACCGTGGTGTTGTACGACGGGAGCCCGATGTACCCGGCCACGCACAGTCTCTGGGAGATCGTGGCACGGTACGGGGTCAACTACTTCGGCACGTCCGCGCCGTTCATCCAGACGTGCCGCAAACGCGGGCTGACCCCGGGGGCGGATTACGATCTGTCCGCGCTGCGCACCGTGGGGTCGACGGGAGCCCCGCTCACGGGGGACGGGTTCCGGTGGATCGCCGAGGCCGTCGGGCGCGACGTGCAGATCGCGAGCGTGTCCGGGGGCACCGACCTGTGCACCGCTTTCGTGGGGGCTTCGCCCGATGTTCCGGTGTGGCTGGGCGAGATCTCCTGCCCGATGCTCGGGGCCTCCGTGGCCGCCTACGACGAGCGGGGTGGTGAACTGCACGAGGAGGTCGGTGAGCTGGTGCTCACCAAGCCGATGCCGTGCATGCCGGTGTACTTCTGGAACGACCCCGACGGCAGCAGGATGCTGGAGGCGTACTTCGACACGTTCCCCGGTATCTGGCGCCACGGGGACTGGGTGCGTGCAACCGAGCGCGGTTCGCTGGTGATCTACGGGAGGAGCGACTCCACGCTCAATCGCGGTGGTATCCGGATGGGCACGGCCGAGTTCTACCGCGTGGTCGAGGGCTTCGACGAGGTGCTCGACTCGTTGGTCATCGACACCTCCGGCGCGGGGGAGACGGACGGGGAGCTGCTGTGCTTCCTGGTGCTGGCCGAGGACGCGGAGCTGTCCGCGCTGATACCCCGGCTCAAGGAGGGGCTGCGCGGCGAGCTGTCCCCCAGGCACGTGCCGAACAGGTTCGTCCCGGTGGACGAGGTGCCGCACACCTTGAACGGGAAGAAGCTCGAGGTCCCGGTGAAGAAGATCCTCGCGGGAACCGCTCCCGAGAGCGCGGTGAGCATGGATGCCTTGCGCAACCCGGACTCGTTGACCCCCTTCATCCGCATGAGCGGCGAAAAAACCGGTTGA
- a CDS encoding methyltransferase domain-containing protein — protein sequence MTSTDDTARYRGALADHLTERLNLRTTWRAAFRAVPRHLFAPQFTLFHPPTGSYTSYDTTDPTQRAAALSAAYSDDTLITRFDETGIGTSSSTEPSLMATMLDALDLDPSDRVLEVGTGTGYSTALLCEVVGSSHVATIDVSPELIGNARTALDAAGYAPTVLCGDGADGLVEQAPFNRIIATCGVDRVPTAWLDQLSTNGAILVNLSRGIALLRRTRSGSVSGRFLDWAGFMPLRSPSEPAQWPTDRVVAETTGAADTTRPAAVPAAIDFSTMSLFTSLTAARSRLVCTAEDEQVTTWHWVHPTSGSWARVEPANQRVHQSGPRRLWDELEPVLTSWQRANRPGIDRYGITAHRDGTHELWIDCPETPTTTLPN from the coding sequence ATGACCTCCACCGACGACACCGCCCGGTACCGTGGCGCGCTCGCCGATCACCTGACCGAGAGACTGAACCTGCGGACCACGTGGCGCGCCGCCTTCCGAGCGGTGCCGCGCCACCTGTTCGCACCCCAGTTCACCCTGTTCCACCCGCCCACCGGGAGCTACACCAGCTACGACACCACCGATCCGACACAGCGCGCCGCCGCGTTGTCTGCCGCCTACAGCGACGACACGCTGATCACCCGGTTCGACGAGACCGGAATCGGCACCAGCTCCTCAACGGAACCGAGCCTGATGGCAACGATGCTGGACGCACTGGATCTCGACCCGTCCGACCGAGTGCTCGAGGTCGGAACCGGAACCGGCTACAGCACAGCCCTGCTGTGCGAAGTCGTGGGCAGCTCGCACGTCGCCACCATCGACGTGAGCCCCGAGCTGATCGGCAACGCCCGTACCGCACTGGACGCCGCCGGATACGCCCCGACCGTGCTGTGTGGCGACGGTGCTGACGGTCTTGTCGAACAGGCACCGTTCAACCGGATCATCGCGACCTGCGGAGTGGACCGGGTGCCGACCGCGTGGCTCGATCAGCTCTCCACCAACGGGGCGATCCTGGTCAACCTGTCCAGAGGGATCGCGCTGCTGCGGCGCACCCGCTCCGGCAGTGTGTCCGGCCGGTTCCTCGACTGGGCCGGATTCATGCCGCTGCGCTCTCCCTCCGAACCCGCCCAGTGGCCAACCGACCGCGTGGTGGCCGAAACCACCGGGGCCGCGGACACCACTCGCCCGGCAGCCGTACCGGCCGCGATCGACTTCTCCACGATGTCGCTGTTCACGTCACTGACCGCCGCCCGGAGCCGACTCGTATGCACCGCCGAGGACGAGCAGGTCACCACCTGGCACTGGGTCCACCCCACGTCCGGTTCGTGGGCTCGCGTCGAACCGGCCAACCAGCGGGTCCACCAGTCGGGCCCCCGGCGGTTGTGGGACGAGCTGGAGCCGGTGCTGACCTCGTGGCAGCGGGCGAACCGGCCCGGCATCGATCGATACGGAATCACGGCTCACCGGGACGGCACGCACGAGTTGTGGATCGACTGCCCCGAAACTCCGACCACGACGCTGCCGAACTGA